From Littorina saxatilis isolate snail1 unplaced genomic scaffold, US_GU_Lsax_2.0 scaffold_206, whole genome shotgun sequence, a single genomic window includes:
- the LOC138955066 gene encoding uncharacterized protein, whose product MEFNPSKCTVIRIAPNKKKPILPTSYSLHGQTLETTPSSKYLGVLISDDLSWSSHVQATVNKGNRTVGFLRRNFRECTTTVRTATYKAMVRPVLDYASPVWDPISQKDVTELEKVQRRAARYVHNNYSDRTPGCVTSMLKTLQWEPLADRRLANRLTMLYKINNGIVDINKAEFYTSGDSRTRGAQRLFQERASHPVLFNSFFPRTLRQWNKLDPKTTVAPSLESFQAGLGRTHGLASLTQ is encoded by the coding sequence ATGGAGTTCAACCCCAGCAAGTGCACCGTCATCCGCATTGCCCCGAACAAGAAGAAGCCCATCCTGCCAACTTCCTACAGCCTCCATGGACAGACTCTGGAAACAACACCATCCAGCAAGTACCTAGGGGTCTTAATCTCCGATGACCTGTCCTGGAGCAGCCACGTGCAAGCGACTGTCAACAAGGGCAACAGAACTGTGGGCTTCTTGCGGCGGAACTTCCGGGAGTGCACCACCACCGTCAGAACTGCTACGTACAAGGCCATGGTCAGACCGGTCCTTGACTACGCCTCGCCAGTCTGGGACCCGATCTCTCAGAAAGACGTCACGGAGCTTGAAAAAGTCCAACGCAGAGCAGCCCGTTACGTCCACAACAACTACAGCGATCGGACCCCAGGCTGTGTGACCAGCATGCTGAAGACCCTCCAATGGGAACCACTCGCCGACAGAAGACTCGCCAACCGCCTCACTATGCTCTACAAGATCAACAACGGCATAGTCGACATCAACAAGGCCGAGTTCTACACCTCTGGCGACAGCCGCACCAGAGGAgcccagagactgttccaggagaGGGCATCCCATCCTGTTCTCTTCAACTCCTTCTTCCCCCGAACACTACGTCAGTGGAACAAGCTCGACCCTAAGACCACAGTTGCTCCTTCACTGGAGTCCTTCCAAGCTGGTCTGGGTCGTACCCACGGACTTGCCTCGCTGACACAGTAA
- the LOC138955061 gene encoding keratin-associated protein 4-5-like gives MLTVKMLKLLETGTCRDLHLQDGDKHGQTSQRPPDTLRLCSYHSSQLRPYTCQISQLRPDTCQISQLRPDTCQINQRRPYTCHISPDTCHISQLRPDTSQISQQRPDTSQISQLRPYTCHISQLRPHTCQISHLRAFTCQISHRRLNSCQTIQQRGNSRLGTTCEPTC, from the exons ATGCTGACTGTGAAAATGCTGAAATTGCTGGAGACTGGAACGTGTCGCGACTTGCACCTCCAAGACGGAGACAAGCACGGGCAGACCAGCCAACGGCCCCCGGACACGCTTCGCCTGTGCAGCTACCACAGCAGCCAGCTGCGCCCGTACACCTGCCAGATCAGCCAGCTACGCCCGGACACCTGCCAAATCAGCCAGCTACGCCCGGACACCTGCCAGATCAACCAGCGACGCCCGTACACCTGCCACATCAGCCCGGACACCTGCCACATCAGCCAGCTACGCCCGGACACCAGCCAGATCAGCCAACAACGCCCAGACACCAGCCAGATCAGCCAGCTACGCCCGTACACCTGCCACATCAGCCAGCTACGCCCGCACACCTGCCAGATAAGCCATCTACGCGCGTTCACCTGCCAGATCAGCCATCGACGCCTCAACAGCTGCCAGACCATCCAGCAAAGAG GGAACTCAAGATTGGGGACTACGTGTGAGCCTACCTGTTGA